The Actinobacillus succinogenes 130Z region CTTCCGGTACGGCTTGTTGCATTAATCTACCTCGCAATTCCACTAATTTAACCGCGTCTTCAAAATCAATCACTCCGGAACAAACCAAAGCCGAATATTCGCCCAGGCTATGTCCGGCCATCAATTCCGGTTGTAAATCCGGGTATTGTTGCTGCCAAACACGATAAATCGCCACAGAAGCTGTCAAAAGTGCGGGCTGAGTCTGCCATGTTTTGTTTAATTCTTCCGCCGGTCCCTGTTGCACTAACGCCCATAAATCATAGCCCAATACGTTTGACGCTTGTTTAAAGGTCTCAGTTACAACCGGAAATTGTTCGGCTAAGTCCGCTAACATACCGACAGATTGAGATCCCTGACCGGGAAATACCATTGCGAATTTTTTCATTTTGTATCCTTTTAATACTGAAAATGATATGTACTCATATGTTGAATCACACCAATATAAATATCCGTTAATTTAGAAACGTACTAATGCCGAGCCCCAAGTCCAGCCGCCACCGAAAGCTTCCAATAATAATAGCTGACCACGTCGAATTCGCCCGTCACGTACAGCTTCATCCAACGAAATCGGTACGGAAGCCGCGCTGGTATTGGCATATTTGTCCAATGTAACAACAGCCTGTTCAAGTGTCATATCCAATTTTTTTACCGTAGCGGCAATAATACGTAAATTAGCCTGATGAGGAACCAACCAGTCGATATCTTTTTTATCTAAGTTATTGGCGACCAAGGTTTCTTCTACAACATTTGACAATTCACGTACGGCTAATTTAAATGTTTCATTTCCTTGCATCATGATGTAACCCGATTTTTCGTCATTGCGTTGCGCATGAGGAAGGACTAACACATCATTTTTATCGGCTACGGCATGCAAGTGAGTAGAAATAATCCCCTCTTCTTCGCTGGCTTCCAAAACTATCGCACCGGCACCATCGCCAAATAAAATTACAGTACTGCGATCCGTTTCGTCAAGATTTCGGGAGTTTAAATCCGAACCGATAACTAAAGCTTTTTTCACTGTTCCGGCACGAATAAATTGATCCGCCACGCTTAGCGCATAGACAAACCCCGTACAAGCTGCCGCCAAATCGAAAGAAATAGCATCATTAATGTTAAGCATTCCCTGAATCTGGCAGGCTGCACTCGGATATGCATGGGAATTACTGGTTGTACCGACAATAATAAGCTCGATCTCATTCGGATCAATTTTAGCTGTTTCCAATGCTTTTTTTGCCGCTTCAAAGCCCATTGTGGCAACAGTTTCATGTTCTGCCGCCAGGCGGCGTTCACGAATCCC contains the following coding sequences:
- a CDS encoding beta-ketoacyl-ACP synthase III; amino-acid sequence: MNSRILATGSYLPTRVRTNADLEKMVETSDEWIVTRSGIRERRLAAEHETVATMGFEAAKKALETAKIDPNEIELIIVGTTSNSHAYPSAACQIQGMLNINDAISFDLAAACTGFVYALSVADQFIRAGTVKKALVIGSDLNSRNLDETDRSTVILFGDGAGAIVLEASEEEGIISTHLHAVADKNDVLVLPHAQRNDEKSGYIMMQGNETFKLAVRELSNVVEETLVANNLDKKDIDWLVPHQANLRIIAATVKKLDMTLEQAVVTLDKYANTSAASVPISLDEAVRDGRIRRGQLLLLEAFGGGWTWGSALVRF